A single Calypte anna isolate BGI_N300 chromosome 5A, bCalAnn1_v1.p, whole genome shotgun sequence DNA region contains:
- the GREM1 gene encoding gremlin-1 isoform X1, whose protein sequence is MVRTLYALGAAFLLMGFLLPAAEGRKRNRGSQGAIPPPDKDQPNDSEQMQTQQQSGSRHRERGKGTSMPAEEVLESSQEALHITERKYLKRDWCKTQPLKQTIHEEGCNSRTIINRFCYGQCNSFYIPRHVRKEEGSFQSCSFCKPKKFTTMTVTLNCPELQPPRKKKRITRVKECRCISIDLD, encoded by the coding sequence ATGGTACGCACACTGTATGCCCTCGGTGCTGCTTTCCTTCTGATGGGATTTCTGCtaccagcagcagaagggaggaagaggaaccGTGGATCTCAAGGTGCTATCCCTCCTCCTGACAAAGATCAGCCCAATGATTCAGAGCAAatgcagacacagcagcagtCAGGCTCAAGGCATCGAGAACGAGGAAAAGGCACCTCCATGCCTGCTGAAGAGGTGCTGGAGTCCAGTCAGGAGGCCCTGCACATCACCGAGCGCAAATATCTCAAGAGGGATTGGTGTAAAACTCAACCTCTCAAACAAACTATCCACGAAGAAGGCTGCAACAGTCGCACCATTATCAACAGGTTCTGCTACGGCCAGTGCAATTCCTTCTACATTCCCAGGCACGTCCGCAAAGAGGAAGGCTCCTTCCAGTCTTGTTCCTTCTGCAAGCCCAAGAAATTCACCACCATGACTGTTACACTCAATTGTCCAGAGCTTCAACCTCcgagaaagaagaaaaggatcaCCCGAGTTAAGGAATGCCGCTGTATATCTATTGACTTGGACTAA
- the GREM1 gene encoding gremlin-1 isoform X2 produces MVRTLYALGALHITERKYLKRDWCKTQPLKQTIHEEGCNSRTIINRFCYGQCNSFYIPRHVRKEEGSFQSCSFCKPKKFTTMTVTLNCPELQPPRKKKRITRVKECRCISIDLD; encoded by the exons ATGGTACGCACACTGTATGCCCTCGGT GCCCTGCACATCACCGAGCGCAAATATCTCAAGAGGGATTGGTGTAAAACTCAACCTCTCAAACAAACTATCCACGAAGAAGGCTGCAACAGTCGCACCATTATCAACAGGTTCTGCTACGGCCAGTGCAATTCCTTCTACATTCCCAGGCACGTCCGCAAAGAGGAAGGCTCCTTCCAGTCTTGTTCCTTCTGCAAGCCCAAGAAATTCACCACCATGACTGTTACACTCAATTGTCCAGAGCTTCAACCTCcgagaaagaagaaaaggatcaCCCGAGTTAAGGAATGCCGCTGTATATCTATTGACTTGGACTAA